In one Prunus dulcis unplaced genomic scaffold, ALMONDv2, whole genome shotgun sequence genomic region, the following are encoded:
- the LOC117613371 gene encoding acyl carrier protein 1, mitochondrial-like encodes MALRAALLRHVRIPAQTLNPALTLTGGKWGPPSLRWMSSHDDHLTKSEVTERVLSVVKSFPKVDPSTVTSDVHFQKDLGLDSLDNVEIVMALEEEFKLEIPDKEADKIDSTNLAIEYIYNHPMAG; translated from the exons ATGGCGCTGAGAGCAGCCCTACTGCGGCACGTGCGAATTCCGgcacaaaccctaaacccagCCCTAACCCTAACCGGAGGAAAATGGGGCCCACCTTCTCTCCGGTGGATGTCATCGCACGACGATCATCTCACCAAATCCGAGGTCACCGAGAGAGTCCTCTCTGTTGTCAAGAGCTTCCCAAAAGTCGATCCTTCCACG GTGACTTCTGATGTACATTTCCAGAAGGATTTGGGCTTGGATAGCTTGGATAATGTGGAGATTGTGATGGCTCTGGAAGAAGAGTTCAAGCTAGAGATTCCAGACAAGGAAGCCGATAAGATTGACTCTACTAATCTGGCCATTGAGTACATCTACAACCATCCAATGGCTGGGTAA
- the LOC117613372 gene encoding putative invertase inhibitor, with the protein MRTSTFSLTSLPLFLLLFFFFFTLKAITAKNLIPETCKKCVQDDPNLSYKFCVTSLQAAPNSSSADVRQLGIISMNLIRQNMTSTRQYIKQLMKNRKLDKFLRAYLEVCLELYSDAIPDIKQALRYYKAKQYRDANVRVTGVYDAPVTCEDGFHERKGLVSPLTKRNNDAVQLSAIALSIIDMLGSLGFKLI; encoded by the coding sequence ATGAGAACTTCCACATTCTCTCTCACATCCCTCCCTCTCTTCCtgctcctcttcttcttcttcttcaccttgAAAGCCATAACTGCCAAAAACCTCATCCCTGAAACCTGCAAAAAATGTGTTCAAGATGATCCAAACCTGAGCTACAAATTCTGCGTAACTTCTCTCCAAGCCGCCCCGAATTCCAGCAGCGCCGATGTTCGCCAACTTGGCATAATCTCCATGAACTTAATCCGCCAAAACATGACCAGCACAAGGCAATACATCAAACAACTTATGAAGAACAGGAAACTGGATAAATTTTTAAGGGCCTATTTGGAAGTCTGCTTGGAGCTTTATTCAGACGCCATACCAGACATCAAGCAAGCTCTCAGATATTACAAGGCTAAGCAGTATCGAGATGCCAATGTACGAGTGACTGGAGTGTATGATGCCCCTGTAACTTGTGAAGATGGTTTCCATGAAAGAAAAGGGTTGGTTTCGCCATTGACGAAGAGAAACAACGATGCTGTTCAGCTTTCTGCCATAGCTCTTTCTATTATCGACATGCTCGGTTCATTAggatttaaattaatataa